In Cheilinus undulatus linkage group 14, ASM1832078v1, whole genome shotgun sequence, a genomic segment contains:
- the akap12b gene encoding A-kinase anchor protein 12b isoform X2, whose translation MLGTITLTVGQPDGVSVAQKEEAPETMDVQDEVTPQVNGEKVEKETPDANDISAVEEKAAEEKPDDANEVGFKKIFRFVGFKFTLKKDKSEEKDPVKLLTVKDKEGEEVSATDDATKEEEAATAEEKSTAEEKEETSTAETEVIKDGDKAEATDAPAEAAPAEATEEATKEEGAEKEGESSPPAQESTLSPFRKLFSGGLFSNLRKKTSIKKTKEEEEKEAAAEEEKTEETAAAVEEKEEVEVETKEEAPAAPEEEKPEAKEEAAVTPEEVKSETTPEPETTSEAAAPDTTDEAKQEEEKAEPSAEEEKAPAEVTSEAEVLSSQEKAKPQGSPLKKLFTGAGLKKLSTKKQKTKKETETKITESGEQATEQLQSSTESAEVPKAESGPSSPEESGEHVIAVEVTQIESSQETEGEATSDGEKKKEGIIAWSSFKKLVTPKKRVKRSSESDDEATAEKPAKSATLSSSESAPLADKSVEEETKEEKPAEEEPKTETTEKLVSSTEEPKKKMDTSVSWEALMCMGGPKKRTRKTSDSDDEETKIEEEIPPAVAAAVDGEQEGKIEAAVVTSQSTEHEGEVVSSPEPLSSPPERESAWDTLKRMVMLKNRTKSEEKTEEGAEQVQSDGEAPKDESSFSLRKFLPGRRKKKAEKQASSDQGTGDEDSDTPAVVPLSEYEESEQEVQPEQAQVQTKVSAEDRAPSWIPAMIEDIEDKRDELSDIPEEVENAATPKSVDTEIAEDETEDDAALAAKAPALGGRRLSTAEVKPITQAPSAETTPVPQEPKPENATEVLSGIEAQVSEIPAETAVTLEDVPTGVASEKTEYEPETEMAESKTSNILEPHASEEAMAICTGLGTKEIAIVALEKPAVTVIEPVTVIHDAVSTELSKEEKPQVTEEADVTEDVVLKAQVHQIETTLLEPAVENLASEVADVEAADVSIEPEIEKAGVVSTDLEESEVVQPVSESENSPKTVVVSPIIPTSETEICTESVTVTEPTIENKEVKIDDTEVNTPDTVQKVTEEISVNIAEVTEPSVLEAAPSEEAPVITETVVLSATPVAVAEQAETTELADVMQETPEEAPVKETVEAERSEAIEEASKTTEDVPEDSEIEAQSKVIAEAVIQEAMDKVSEDTAEPKKPETETTTKPEPVQAVATTEKELEVPTETAVVTETPVAAICEKPAPPKSPQPLHVAMEVIDSIPVEIVESIDAAKEEEEKKPEEELKQAVEVNVSEETVVVEEVVEIQAESQTSEEVEQIKEEQSKDDPEVQETLEEVKPEPEPEEAKAEAPAEESKKKVLEIHMPVQVVLQEAQMIEEPVVEEEAVVEFDSNGPVTEDCSGKPESQALENKLSTLTEEPSVTASEEGSAPCEAAEAATSQPEPEETPSTPSVKCAEVMAQVIEVIEEAVKEIEPVSTEITAAS comes from the coding sequence tTGGCCAGCCAGATGGTGTGTCCGTGGCTCAGAAAGAAGAGGCCCCTGAGACTATGGACGTCCAGGATGAAGTGACTCCTCAAGTAAATGGCGAGAAAGTGGAGAAGGAAACCCCTGATGCTAACGACATTTCTGCTGTTGAGGagaaagcagcagaggagaaaCCCGATGACGCAAATGAAGTCGGTTTCAAGAAGATCTTCCGCTTCGTGGGCTTCAAATTCACACTGAAGAAGGACAAAAGTGAGGAGAAAGACCCTGTGAAGCTGCTGACAGTCAAAGATAAAGAGGGAGAGGAGGTCAGTGCGACTGATGatgctacaaaggaggaggaggctgccACCGCTGAAGAGAAAAGCACAGCCGAAGAGAAGGAGGAGACATCCACTGCTGAGACTGAGGTGATTAAAGATGGTGACAAAGCTGAAGCTACTGATGCCCCTGCTGAAGCTGCCCCTGCTGAAGCTACTGAAGAAGCTACAAAGGAGGAAGGAGCTGAGAAGGAAGGAGAGTCATCTCCACCTGCCCAGGAGAGCACTCTGTCCCCCTTCAGAAAGCTCTTCAGCGGAGGTCTCTTCTCTAACCTGAGGAAGAAGACTAGCATCAAAAAGActaaagaggaggaagaaaaagaggcagcagctgaggaggagaaaacagaagagactgctgctgctgtggaggagaaggaggaggtaGAGGTAGAAACCAAGGAGGAAGCCCCAGCTGCTCCTGAAGAAGAGAAGCCAGAGGCCAAAGAGGAGGCAGCAGTCACTCCAGAGGAAGTGAAATCAGAGACTACCCCTGAACCAGAGACCACTTCTGAAGCTGCTGCTCCTGATACTACTGATGAGGCCAAACAAGAAGAGGAGAAGGCTGAACCCAGCGCAGAAGAGGAGAAGGCACCAGCAGAGGTGACATCTGAGGCTGAGGTGCTGTCATCTCAGGAGAAAGCAAAGCCCCAGGGAAGCCCACTGAAGAAGCTTTTCACGGGAGCTGGCCTGAAGAAGCTCTCGACTAAGAAACagaagacaaagaaagagaCCGAGACTAAGATCACTGAGTCTGGAGAACAGGCAACTGAGCAGCTTCAGTCCTCCACAGAGTCAGCAGAAGTCCCAAAAGCTGAAAGCGGGCCCTCATCTCCAGAGGAGTCAGGAGAGCATGTCATCGCAGTGGAGGTGACCCAGATTGAGTCAAGCCAAGAGACTGAAGGTGAAGCCACCTCTgatggagaaaagaaaaaggagggaaTCATTGCCTGGTCCTCTTTCAAGAAGCTAGTAACACCCAAGAAGCGTGTCAAAAGGTCCTCTGAGAGCGACGATGAAGCTACAGCAGAGAAACCAGCAAAGTCAGCCACTCTGTCGTCCTCTGAGAGCGCTCCTTTGGCAGATAAGAGTGTTGAAGAGGAGACCAAAGAGGAGAAGCCAGCTGAGGAAGAGCCAAAGACTGAGACCACTGAAAAACTGGTCAGCAGCACTGAGGAGCCCAAAAAGAAAATGGACACCTCCGTTTCCTGGGAAGCCCTTATGTGTATGGGTGGACCCAAGAAGAGGACTAGGAAGACCTCTGATTCTGATGATGAGGAGACCAAGATTGAAGAGGAAATACCACCAGCAGTAGCTGCAGCAGTTGATGGGGAGCAGGAAGGCAAAATTGAGGCTGCTGTTGTGACCTCACAAAGCACAGAGCATGAAGGAGAAGTTGTGTCCTCCCCTGAGCCTTTAAGCAGTCCTCCTGAGAGAGAGTCCGCCTGGGACACTCTGAAACGCATGGTTATGTTAAAGAATCGCACCAAATCTGAGGAAAAAACTGAGGAAGGTGCAGAGCAAGTCCAGTCTGACGGTGAAGCACCAAAAGATGAGTCATCTTTCTCTCTGAGGAAGTTCTTGCCAGGGCGCAGAAAGAAGAAGGCTGAAAAACAAGCCTCCTCTGACCAGGGCACTGGTGATGAGGACTCTGACACCCCAGCTGTGGTTCCTCTCTCAGAGTATGAGGAATCTGAACAGGAAGTGCAACCAGAGCAGGCTCAAGTCCAGACTAAAGTATCTGCTGAAGATCGCGCTCCATCATGGATCCCAGCCATGATTGAAGACATCGAAGACAAACGTGATGAGCTGAGTGACATCCCAGAGGAGGTTGAGAATGCTGCCACACCAAAGTCTGTTGACACTGAAATCGCTGAGGATGAAACTGAAGATGACGCTGCCCttgctgctaaagctccagCACTTGGAGGGCGCAGATTGTCCACAGCTGAGGTGAAGCCTATCACTCAAGCTCCATCTGCTGAAACTACTCCAGTTCCTCAGGAACCCAAGCCAGAGAATGCAACCGAGGTGCTGTCGGGCATTGAGGCCCAAGTTAGTGAAATCCCTGCGGAGACAGCTGTGACCCTTGAAGATGTACCAACCGGGGTAGCTTCTGAGAAAACAGAGTATGAACCAGAAACTGAGATGGCCGAGTCCAAGACAAGCAACATCCTGGAGCCACATGCCAGCGAAGAAGCCATGGCTATCTGCACTGGTCTAGGAACCAAGGAGATTGCTATAGTAGCTCTGGAAAAACCTGCAGTTACCGTCATTGAGCCTGTGACTGTGATCCATGATGCTGTAAGTACAGAGTTGTCCAAGGAAGAGAAGCCACAAGTTACAGAAGAAGCTGATGTTACAGAAGATGTAGTGCTCAAAGCACAAGTGCACCAAATAGAAACTACCTTGCTGGAGCCAGCCGTTGAAAATCTAGCAAGTGAAGTTGCTGATGTTGAAGCTGCTGATGTGAGCATTGAACCTGAGATTGAAAAGGCTGGAGTTGTCAGTACTGATTTGGAGGAATCTGAGGTGGTTCAGCCTGTCAGTGAGAGTGAGAACTCTCCCAAAACAGTTGTTGTCAGCCCTATAATACCAACATCTGAAACAGAAATTTGCACAGAGAGCGTAACAGTCACTGAGCCAACTATAGAAAACAAGGAGGTTAAGATAGACGACACTGAGGTAAATACCCCTGACACAGTCCAGAAGGTGACTGAAGAGATATCTGTTAACATTGCAGAGGTGACTGAGCCTTCTGTCCTTGAAGCTGCACCAAGTGAGGAGGCTCCTGTAATCACTGAGACGGTAGTGCTTTCAGCCACACCTGTTGCAGTGGCTGAACAGGCTGAAACAACAGAGCTAGCTGATGTTATGCAGGAGACCCCAGAGGAGGCTCCAGTCAAAGAGACTGTGGAAGCAGAGAGAAGTGAAGCCATTGAAGAGGCCAGCAAGACCACTGAGGATGTTCCAGAAGACAGTGAAATCGAAGCTCAGAGCAAGGTCATTGCTGAGGCCGTCATCCAAGAAGCCATGGATAAAGTTTCAGAAGACACAGCTGAACCCAAAAAGCCTGAAACCGAAACAACCACCAAACCAGAACCAGTCCAAGCTGTTGCAACCACAGAGAAAGAGCTTGAGGTCCCAACAGAGACAGCTGTTGTAACTGAAACACCTGTTGCAGCCATCTGTGAGAAACCAGCACCACCAAAGTCACCTCAGCCTCTCCATGTTGCAATGGAGGTAATCGACTCGATCCCAGTCGAGATAGTCGAAAGCATTGATGCtgcaaaagaggaagaagagaagaaacCAGAAGAGGAGTTGAAGCAAGCTGTGGAGGTAAATGTAAGTGAAGAAACTGTTGTAGTGGAAGAAGTGGTTGAGATACAAGCAGAGAGTCAGACAAGTGAAGAGGTTGAACAGATCAAGGAAGAACAGAGCAAAGACGACCCAGAAGTCCAGGAAACATTGGAGGAAGTgaaaccagaaccagaaccagaggAGGCAAAGGCTGAGGCCCCAGCAGAGGAGAGCAAAAAGAAAGTGCTTGAAATCCACATGCCAGTCCAAGTAGTCCTGCAGGAGGCTCAGATGATCGAGGAGCCGGTGGTGGAAGAAGAGGccgtggttgagtttgacagcaATGGTCCTGTCACCGAAGACTGCAGCGGGAAACCCGAGAGCCAGGCACTTGAAAACAAACTCTCAACGCTGACAGAAGAACCCTCAGTGACAGCTTCAGAGGAGGGTTCAGCTCCCTGTGAAGCTGCAGAAGCAGCAACAAGCCAACCAGAACCTGAGGAAACACCCTCAACACCGTCCGTAAAGTGTGCAGAAGTGATGGCGCAGGTGATCGAGGTGATTGAAGAGGCTGTGAAGGAAATCGAGCCTGTATCCACAGAGATCACAGCAGCATCATGA
- the akap12b gene encoding A-kinase anchor protein 12b isoform X1, translating into MGAAESSVQREGKSQEDASASASAGELSPEVNVLQEASSVIDSKPLQKNGQISSLSSLNGPSEDNTLAEVGQPDGVSVAQKEEAPETMDVQDEVTPQVNGEKVEKETPDANDISAVEEKAAEEKPDDANEVGFKKIFRFVGFKFTLKKDKSEEKDPVKLLTVKDKEGEEVSATDDATKEEEAATAEEKSTAEEKEETSTAETEVIKDGDKAEATDAPAEAAPAEATEEATKEEGAEKEGESSPPAQESTLSPFRKLFSGGLFSNLRKKTSIKKTKEEEEKEAAAEEEKTEETAAAVEEKEEVEVETKEEAPAAPEEEKPEAKEEAAVTPEEVKSETTPEPETTSEAAAPDTTDEAKQEEEKAEPSAEEEKAPAEVTSEAEVLSSQEKAKPQGSPLKKLFTGAGLKKLSTKKQKTKKETETKITESGEQATEQLQSSTESAEVPKAESGPSSPEESGEHVIAVEVTQIESSQETEGEATSDGEKKKEGIIAWSSFKKLVTPKKRVKRSSESDDEATAEKPAKSATLSSSESAPLADKSVEEETKEEKPAEEEPKTETTEKLVSSTEEPKKKMDTSVSWEALMCMGGPKKRTRKTSDSDDEETKIEEEIPPAVAAAVDGEQEGKIEAAVVTSQSTEHEGEVVSSPEPLSSPPERESAWDTLKRMVMLKNRTKSEEKTEEGAEQVQSDGEAPKDESSFSLRKFLPGRRKKKAEKQASSDQGTGDEDSDTPAVVPLSEYEESEQEVQPEQAQVQTKVSAEDRAPSWIPAMIEDIEDKRDELSDIPEEVENAATPKSVDTEIAEDETEDDAALAAKAPALGGRRLSTAEVKPITQAPSAETTPVPQEPKPENATEVLSGIEAQVSEIPAETAVTLEDVPTGVASEKTEYEPETEMAESKTSNILEPHASEEAMAICTGLGTKEIAIVALEKPAVTVIEPVTVIHDAVSTELSKEEKPQVTEEADVTEDVVLKAQVHQIETTLLEPAVENLASEVADVEAADVSIEPEIEKAGVVSTDLEESEVVQPVSESENSPKTVVVSPIIPTSETEICTESVTVTEPTIENKEVKIDDTEVNTPDTVQKVTEEISVNIAEVTEPSVLEAAPSEEAPVITETVVLSATPVAVAEQAETTELADVMQETPEEAPVKETVEAERSEAIEEASKTTEDVPEDSEIEAQSKVIAEAVIQEAMDKVSEDTAEPKKPETETTTKPEPVQAVATTEKELEVPTETAVVTETPVAAICEKPAPPKSPQPLHVAMEVIDSIPVEIVESIDAAKEEEEKKPEEELKQAVEVNVSEETVVVEEVVEIQAESQTSEEVEQIKEEQSKDDPEVQETLEEVKPEPEPEEAKAEAPAEESKKKVLEIHMPVQVVLQEAQMIEEPVVEEEAVVEFDSNGPVTEDCSGKPESQALENKLSTLTEEPSVTASEEGSAPCEAAEAATSQPEPEETPSTPSVKCAEVMAQVIEVIEEAVKEIEPVSTEITAAS; encoded by the coding sequence tTGGCCAGCCAGATGGTGTGTCCGTGGCTCAGAAAGAAGAGGCCCCTGAGACTATGGACGTCCAGGATGAAGTGACTCCTCAAGTAAATGGCGAGAAAGTGGAGAAGGAAACCCCTGATGCTAACGACATTTCTGCTGTTGAGGagaaagcagcagaggagaaaCCCGATGACGCAAATGAAGTCGGTTTCAAGAAGATCTTCCGCTTCGTGGGCTTCAAATTCACACTGAAGAAGGACAAAAGTGAGGAGAAAGACCCTGTGAAGCTGCTGACAGTCAAAGATAAAGAGGGAGAGGAGGTCAGTGCGACTGATGatgctacaaaggaggaggaggctgccACCGCTGAAGAGAAAAGCACAGCCGAAGAGAAGGAGGAGACATCCACTGCTGAGACTGAGGTGATTAAAGATGGTGACAAAGCTGAAGCTACTGATGCCCCTGCTGAAGCTGCCCCTGCTGAAGCTACTGAAGAAGCTACAAAGGAGGAAGGAGCTGAGAAGGAAGGAGAGTCATCTCCACCTGCCCAGGAGAGCACTCTGTCCCCCTTCAGAAAGCTCTTCAGCGGAGGTCTCTTCTCTAACCTGAGGAAGAAGACTAGCATCAAAAAGActaaagaggaggaagaaaaagaggcagcagctgaggaggagaaaacagaagagactgctgctgctgtggaggagaaggaggaggtaGAGGTAGAAACCAAGGAGGAAGCCCCAGCTGCTCCTGAAGAAGAGAAGCCAGAGGCCAAAGAGGAGGCAGCAGTCACTCCAGAGGAAGTGAAATCAGAGACTACCCCTGAACCAGAGACCACTTCTGAAGCTGCTGCTCCTGATACTACTGATGAGGCCAAACAAGAAGAGGAGAAGGCTGAACCCAGCGCAGAAGAGGAGAAGGCACCAGCAGAGGTGACATCTGAGGCTGAGGTGCTGTCATCTCAGGAGAAAGCAAAGCCCCAGGGAAGCCCACTGAAGAAGCTTTTCACGGGAGCTGGCCTGAAGAAGCTCTCGACTAAGAAACagaagacaaagaaagagaCCGAGACTAAGATCACTGAGTCTGGAGAACAGGCAACTGAGCAGCTTCAGTCCTCCACAGAGTCAGCAGAAGTCCCAAAAGCTGAAAGCGGGCCCTCATCTCCAGAGGAGTCAGGAGAGCATGTCATCGCAGTGGAGGTGACCCAGATTGAGTCAAGCCAAGAGACTGAAGGTGAAGCCACCTCTgatggagaaaagaaaaaggagggaaTCATTGCCTGGTCCTCTTTCAAGAAGCTAGTAACACCCAAGAAGCGTGTCAAAAGGTCCTCTGAGAGCGACGATGAAGCTACAGCAGAGAAACCAGCAAAGTCAGCCACTCTGTCGTCCTCTGAGAGCGCTCCTTTGGCAGATAAGAGTGTTGAAGAGGAGACCAAAGAGGAGAAGCCAGCTGAGGAAGAGCCAAAGACTGAGACCACTGAAAAACTGGTCAGCAGCACTGAGGAGCCCAAAAAGAAAATGGACACCTCCGTTTCCTGGGAAGCCCTTATGTGTATGGGTGGACCCAAGAAGAGGACTAGGAAGACCTCTGATTCTGATGATGAGGAGACCAAGATTGAAGAGGAAATACCACCAGCAGTAGCTGCAGCAGTTGATGGGGAGCAGGAAGGCAAAATTGAGGCTGCTGTTGTGACCTCACAAAGCACAGAGCATGAAGGAGAAGTTGTGTCCTCCCCTGAGCCTTTAAGCAGTCCTCCTGAGAGAGAGTCCGCCTGGGACACTCTGAAACGCATGGTTATGTTAAAGAATCGCACCAAATCTGAGGAAAAAACTGAGGAAGGTGCAGAGCAAGTCCAGTCTGACGGTGAAGCACCAAAAGATGAGTCATCTTTCTCTCTGAGGAAGTTCTTGCCAGGGCGCAGAAAGAAGAAGGCTGAAAAACAAGCCTCCTCTGACCAGGGCACTGGTGATGAGGACTCTGACACCCCAGCTGTGGTTCCTCTCTCAGAGTATGAGGAATCTGAACAGGAAGTGCAACCAGAGCAGGCTCAAGTCCAGACTAAAGTATCTGCTGAAGATCGCGCTCCATCATGGATCCCAGCCATGATTGAAGACATCGAAGACAAACGTGATGAGCTGAGTGACATCCCAGAGGAGGTTGAGAATGCTGCCACACCAAAGTCTGTTGACACTGAAATCGCTGAGGATGAAACTGAAGATGACGCTGCCCttgctgctaaagctccagCACTTGGAGGGCGCAGATTGTCCACAGCTGAGGTGAAGCCTATCACTCAAGCTCCATCTGCTGAAACTACTCCAGTTCCTCAGGAACCCAAGCCAGAGAATGCAACCGAGGTGCTGTCGGGCATTGAGGCCCAAGTTAGTGAAATCCCTGCGGAGACAGCTGTGACCCTTGAAGATGTACCAACCGGGGTAGCTTCTGAGAAAACAGAGTATGAACCAGAAACTGAGATGGCCGAGTCCAAGACAAGCAACATCCTGGAGCCACATGCCAGCGAAGAAGCCATGGCTATCTGCACTGGTCTAGGAACCAAGGAGATTGCTATAGTAGCTCTGGAAAAACCTGCAGTTACCGTCATTGAGCCTGTGACTGTGATCCATGATGCTGTAAGTACAGAGTTGTCCAAGGAAGAGAAGCCACAAGTTACAGAAGAAGCTGATGTTACAGAAGATGTAGTGCTCAAAGCACAAGTGCACCAAATAGAAACTACCTTGCTGGAGCCAGCCGTTGAAAATCTAGCAAGTGAAGTTGCTGATGTTGAAGCTGCTGATGTGAGCATTGAACCTGAGATTGAAAAGGCTGGAGTTGTCAGTACTGATTTGGAGGAATCTGAGGTGGTTCAGCCTGTCAGTGAGAGTGAGAACTCTCCCAAAACAGTTGTTGTCAGCCCTATAATACCAACATCTGAAACAGAAATTTGCACAGAGAGCGTAACAGTCACTGAGCCAACTATAGAAAACAAGGAGGTTAAGATAGACGACACTGAGGTAAATACCCCTGACACAGTCCAGAAGGTGACTGAAGAGATATCTGTTAACATTGCAGAGGTGACTGAGCCTTCTGTCCTTGAAGCTGCACCAAGTGAGGAGGCTCCTGTAATCACTGAGACGGTAGTGCTTTCAGCCACACCTGTTGCAGTGGCTGAACAGGCTGAAACAACAGAGCTAGCTGATGTTATGCAGGAGACCCCAGAGGAGGCTCCAGTCAAAGAGACTGTGGAAGCAGAGAGAAGTGAAGCCATTGAAGAGGCCAGCAAGACCACTGAGGATGTTCCAGAAGACAGTGAAATCGAAGCTCAGAGCAAGGTCATTGCTGAGGCCGTCATCCAAGAAGCCATGGATAAAGTTTCAGAAGACACAGCTGAACCCAAAAAGCCTGAAACCGAAACAACCACCAAACCAGAACCAGTCCAAGCTGTTGCAACCACAGAGAAAGAGCTTGAGGTCCCAACAGAGACAGCTGTTGTAACTGAAACACCTGTTGCAGCCATCTGTGAGAAACCAGCACCACCAAAGTCACCTCAGCCTCTCCATGTTGCAATGGAGGTAATCGACTCGATCCCAGTCGAGATAGTCGAAAGCATTGATGCtgcaaaagaggaagaagagaagaaacCAGAAGAGGAGTTGAAGCAAGCTGTGGAGGTAAATGTAAGTGAAGAAACTGTTGTAGTGGAAGAAGTGGTTGAGATACAAGCAGAGAGTCAGACAAGTGAAGAGGTTGAACAGATCAAGGAAGAACAGAGCAAAGACGACCCAGAAGTCCAGGAAACATTGGAGGAAGTgaaaccagaaccagaaccagaggAGGCAAAGGCTGAGGCCCCAGCAGAGGAGAGCAAAAAGAAAGTGCTTGAAATCCACATGCCAGTCCAAGTAGTCCTGCAGGAGGCTCAGATGATCGAGGAGCCGGTGGTGGAAGAAGAGGccgtggttgagtttgacagcaATGGTCCTGTCACCGAAGACTGCAGCGGGAAACCCGAGAGCCAGGCACTTGAAAACAAACTCTCAACGCTGACAGAAGAACCCTCAGTGACAGCTTCAGAGGAGGGTTCAGCTCCCTGTGAAGCTGCAGAAGCAGCAACAAGCCAACCAGAACCTGAGGAAACACCCTCAACACCGTCCGTAAAGTGTGCAGAAGTGATGGCGCAGGTGATCGAGGTGATTGAAGAGGCTGTGAAGGAAATCGAGCCTGTATCCACAGAGATCACAGCAGCATCATGA